The Collinsella aerofaciens genomic interval TCTTAATGACATCCTCGTCGATGTCCTCGGGACGGTCGACCACCGCCACATCGCAGTGGACCACATAGCGCAAATGGTCGACGAACGCATCGTTACCGCTCATGGCGTAGATGTGCCCCTCACACGAAAGGGTCACGTCGGTATGGGGATACGCAACCACGGCATTCGCGATAGCCATAGCAAGGCTACGCTCCATAGAGCGCTTGACAACGGCACGCCCCTCGCTCATCACCAGGGTTCCGTTTTCGCATACATAGGTGAGCTCATCGGCCACCGGGGCAAACAGGTAGCGCAAGCTCGCATATTGACGGCCACTCGCCGGCATAAACACGATACCGCGACGATGCAGCTCATCGATAAGCTCAAAGGCCTCGGAACGCAGCTCGCGCTCCCCCGGATGCAGCAACGTGCCGTCCAAATCGCATGCAATCAGTTTGATTCCCTCAAGACCCATATGCTTCCCCAAAGCCTCCTATCAACAGCAAGACGGACCTTGATTGGTCGCCCCTCAAAGCCCATCTTGCGCATACGCGCGCTTAGCCACGCACCTTTTTTACGATGGTAAAGTCTGGAGCCATGCTCACGACGACCTCCGCCGCACTCGACGCAAAGCGCCGGCTGGCATCGAGCTCGCGTGTGACCACCGAGAGCCGAACACCCTCGACACCCCGGAGCATGCGGCCCAAAACAGGCTGCACCGGCGTATACATGCGCACGGTATGCTCGTCCGAGTCGCCTCGGAAGAGCGGCGCATGCATGTTGCCGATCTCCCAGCACGAATGCGCGAGCGCAATCGGGTCCATGCGGTCAACTTCGACCAAATAAACCTCGGCGCTGCGCAAGCGCACGACAACTGCCACGGGCACCATGCCCGAACGGTCGATGGCGAGCACGTCGCCATCGGCAAGACGACCGCCGTCGGCAGTATCCAGCCGAACATCGATCGTGCGCCCCAGCTCCGTCACGCCCGCAAACGCGCATACATCAGCCTGATCCCAATCGAGCAGTAGCTCGTCAACTTCAAAGACGCCGCCCAACTTCCGGCGAAGCAGGAGTTCATAGGACGAATCGTTGAGATTTCCCAAGCATGTCGTCGAAACCAAGCGTTCAGGCATACTCTAACCCTCGACCTCGACGAGCTCGATATCAAAGTTGAGATCCTTGCCGGCAAGCTCGTGGTTGGCATCGAGCGTCACGGCCTCGGGCGTCACGTCAATGACGACGGCGGGGACAGGCATGCCGCTCGGCGTGGACAGGAAGAGCTTCATGCCCTTCTCGATCTGCTCGATGTTGGGAACCTGCTCGGCCGGGAAGGTAATAACCATCTCGGGATTGTGCTCGCCGTAGGCATCGGCAGCCGGGATGTGCACGGTCTTCTTCTCGCCCACCTGCATGTCGACAACAGCGGCGTCGAAGCCCTTGATCATCTGACCGGCGCCGCAGGTGAACTCCAGCGGCTCGCCGCGATCGTAGGAGCTATCGAACTGCGTGCCATCATCGAGCGTGCCGCGATAATGGGTCTTGACCTTCTTGCCCTGGTTGGACATGGTAACCTCCGTAATAAGGGCGGCGCACAACGCGGGCCGCCATGAACATATGGCGCTAACTATACCCTAGTCATACAATTCAATGACAGTTTGCAAAGAAACGCTGCAACCGGAGGAACCATGGCATATCCCGTATTTGACCTTCACTGCGACACCGCTGACCGCATCGGCTGGGCCACACTCGATCTCGACCTGCGCTTTACCGCCGGCACCGACGGTTATTTCCCCGGCGACGAAACACATCCGCAAGATTTCGATCTCATCGAGGGCAACGCCTGCGCCATCTCGCTCGCAAAGATTGGCAACACGCCGTGGGCACAGTGCTTCGCCACGTTTGTCCCCGACGAGATTCCCACCGCCCACGCCGCGCGCTTCCAGGCGCAGATCATGGCGCATATGAGCGGCCAGGCAATGCTCAACCACGACCGCATGGTCAACGTACGCAGCGCCGCAGACATTCGCCCCGCGCTCAAGGACGGCAAGGTCGCTTGCATCCACACCATCGAAAA includes:
- a CDS encoding HAD family hydrolase, with the translated sequence MGLEGIKLIACDLDGTLLHPGERELRSEAFELIDELHRRGIVFMPASGRQYASLRYLFAPVADELTYVCENGTLVMSEGRAVVKRSMERSLAMAIANAVVAYPHTDVTLSCEGHIYAMSGNDAFVDHLRYVVHCDVAVVDRPEDIDEDVIKIGFQTPEVDYPAAREYFERLFSDRVEVMTSGTAWTDLIGFGSGKGSALADYGRALGISPDEMMAFGDNENDRDMLNVVGHPYLMESCNPTMRGVNDRVRYVRTVEEELRRLLAE
- a CDS encoding peptidylprolyl isomerase, producing MSNQGKKVKTHYRGTLDDGTQFDSSYDRGEPLEFTCGAGQMIKGFDAAVVDMQVGEKKTVHIPAADAYGEHNPEMVITFPAEQVPNIEQIEKGMKLFLSTPSGMPVPAVVIDVTPEAVTLDANHELAGKDLNFDIELVEVEG